One window of Psychrobacillus sp. FSL H8-0483 genomic DNA carries:
- the ispE gene encoding 4-(cytidine 5'-diphospho)-2-C-methyl-D-erythritol kinase → MYYVKAPAKINLTLDVLHKRPDGYHEVEMIMTTVDLADRIGLEVREDGEIHILSVDRFVPNDHRNLAYQAAKVLKDTYQVKLGVSIKIEKNIPVAAGLAGGSSDAAATLRGLNTIWGLGLTLDELAQIGTKIGSDVPFCVYGGTALATGRGEKIRELPAPANCWIILAKPTLGVSTADIYGNLKINNIVHPNTKHMVKAIEEKDFDLMCASVGNVLEEVTLKLYPEVAGLKEQMQKFGADAVLMSGSGPTVFGLVNQESRVQRVYNGLRGFCDEVYAVRLIGDRDSLA, encoded by the coding sequence ATGTATTATGTAAAAGCGCCTGCCAAAATAAACTTAACACTGGATGTATTACATAAACGTCCTGATGGTTACCATGAAGTCGAAATGATTATGACAACAGTTGATTTGGCGGACCGTATTGGATTAGAAGTAAGAGAAGATGGAGAAATACATATTTTGTCAGTTGATCGTTTTGTGCCAAATGATCATCGAAACTTAGCCTATCAAGCCGCAAAAGTACTGAAAGATACGTATCAGGTGAAATTAGGAGTTTCCATTAAAATTGAGAAAAACATACCAGTGGCTGCCGGTTTAGCTGGTGGTAGCAGTGATGCCGCTGCAACGTTAAGAGGATTAAATACAATTTGGGGTTTAGGACTTACTTTGGACGAGCTCGCCCAAATTGGTACGAAGATAGGGTCAGATGTTCCTTTTTGTGTATACGGTGGTACAGCACTTGCAACGGGTAGAGGAGAAAAGATACGAGAACTACCAGCTCCCGCAAATTGTTGGATAATCCTAGCAAAGCCAACGTTAGGAGTTTCGACAGCAGATATTTATGGTAATTTAAAAATAAATAATATAGTACATCCAAATACAAAACATATGGTTAAAGCAATAGAGGAAAAAGATTTTGATTTGATGTGTGCTTCCGTAGGGAATGTATTAGAAGAGGTTACTCTAAAGTTATATCCAGAGGTTGCTGGATTAAAAGAACAAATGCAAAAGTTTGGTGCAGATGCTGTGTTGATGAGTGGTAGCGGCCCAACTGTGTTTGGGCTGGTCAACCAAGAGTCGAGAGTGCAGAGGGTATATAATGGACTTCGTGGTTTTTGTGATGAGGTTTATGCAGTTCGATTAATTGGAGACCGGGATTCACTTGCTTAA
- a CDS encoding ribose-phosphate diphosphokinase yields MPEQYANSKLKIFTLNSNRELAEEIAKEVGVPLGKSTVTRFSDGEVQINIEESIRGCDVFIVQSTSGPVNEHLMELLIMLDALKRASARTISVVIPYYGYARQDRKARAREPITAKLVADLLTTAGATRAIVLDLHAPQIQGFFNIPIDHLVAAPILSDYFLGKNFDPAELVIVSPDHGGVTRARKMADRLKAPIAIIDKRRPRPNVAEVMNIVGNVEGKTAILIDDIIDTAGTISIAAAALMESGAKEVYACCTHPVLSGPAIERIDNSVIKELVITNSIQLAEDKTSPKIKELSVAKLLGDAIVRVFEEKSVSTLFD; encoded by the coding sequence ATGCCAGAACAATATGCAAACTCAAAATTGAAAATATTTACTCTTAATTCTAATAGAGAATTAGCAGAAGAAATCGCAAAAGAAGTAGGAGTACCTCTAGGTAAAAGTACAGTTACTAGATTTAGTGATGGTGAAGTACAGATCAATATCGAGGAAAGTATTCGTGGATGCGATGTATTCATTGTTCAATCAACTTCAGGCCCTGTAAACGAACATCTTATGGAATTATTAATAATGCTTGATGCACTAAAACGTGCCTCAGCTCGTACAATTAGTGTAGTAATCCCTTACTACGGATATGCACGTCAGGACAGAAAAGCACGTGCTCGTGAGCCAATCACAGCTAAACTTGTAGCAGATTTATTAACAACTGCAGGCGCAACTCGTGCGATCGTACTTGATCTACATGCTCCACAAATTCAAGGATTCTTTAATATTCCAATAGATCATTTAGTGGCAGCTCCAATTTTATCTGATTACTTCTTAGGTAAGAACTTTGATCCGGCAGAATTGGTTATCGTATCCCCTGACCACGGTGGTGTAACTCGTGCTCGTAAAATGGCAGATCGTCTAAAAGCTCCAATTGCAATTATTGATAAACGTCGTCCGCGTCCAAACGTGGCAGAGGTTATGAATATCGTAGGTAATGTAGAAGGTAAAACAGCTATATTAATTGATGACATTATTGATACTGCTGGCACCATTTCTATTGCAGCAGCAGCACTTATGGAAAGTGGCGCAAAAGAAGTATACGCTTGCTGCACACACCCAGTATTATCTGGACCAGCAATTGAACGTATTGATAATTCTGTTATAAAAGAATTAGTCATTACTAACTCTATTCAATTAGCTGAAGATAAAACTTCTCCAAAAATCAAAGAATTGTCTGTTGCAAAATTGTTAGGTGATGCAATTGTACGAGTTTTCGAAGAGAAATCTGTAAGTACATTATTTGATTGA
- the glmU gene encoding bifunctional UDP-N-acetylglucosamine diphosphorylase/glucosamine-1-phosphate N-acetyltransferase GlmU yields MTNTYAVVLAAGKGTRMKSSLYKVLHPVCGKPMVEHVVENMEKLGVEKIVTIVGHGAETVQSQLGNRSEYALQVEQLGTAHAVLQAEPALATLSGTTIVICGDTPLITVETMNNLLNHHKQTGAKATILTAIADNPTGYGRIIRSEDGNVKSIVEQKDASQEELLVNEINSGTYCFDNEALFKSIKLVKNENAQGEYYLPDVIEILQKEGEVISAFAANEFEESLGINDRIALSQAEQIMRSRIAHHHMREGVTIIDPQNTYISSEAIIGPDTVLQPGVIIEGKTTIGENCTIGPNSHIVSSVIGNGTTIHSSVVLSSEVGDHTAIGPFAHIRPKSEVGNDVKIGNFVEVKKSTVGNGSKISHLSYMGDASIGSNVNVGCGAITVNYDGENKFVTTIEDDAFVGCNSNLIAPVTIGSRAYVAAGSTITKDVPGEALAIGRVRQENKEGYVNKQKLK; encoded by the coding sequence ATGACAAATACTTACGCGGTCGTATTAGCTGCTGGTAAGGGAACTCGTATGAAGTCTAGTCTATATAAAGTATTACATCCTGTTTGTGGAAAGCCTATGGTAGAACACGTTGTAGAAAACATGGAGAAGCTAGGTGTTGAAAAAATTGTCACGATCGTAGGCCACGGTGCAGAAACTGTTCAAAGTCAGTTAGGGAATAGAAGTGAATATGCTCTACAAGTAGAGCAACTAGGAACTGCCCATGCCGTATTACAGGCTGAGCCAGCACTTGCAACTCTTTCAGGTACAACGATTGTTATATGTGGTGATACACCACTTATAACCGTAGAAACGATGAATAATCTATTAAATCATCACAAACAGACTGGTGCTAAAGCAACCATCTTAACTGCAATTGCGGATAATCCAACTGGTTATGGGAGAATTATTCGATCGGAAGATGGAAATGTTAAAAGCATTGTAGAACAAAAAGATGCATCACAAGAAGAACTGCTTGTAAATGAGATTAACTCTGGAACGTATTGTTTTGATAACGAAGCTTTGTTTAAATCTATAAAGTTAGTTAAAAATGAAAACGCTCAAGGTGAATATTATTTACCGGATGTAATCGAGATTTTACAAAAAGAAGGCGAAGTAATTTCAGCCTTTGCTGCAAATGAATTTGAAGAATCACTAGGGATAAATGATCGTATAGCATTATCTCAAGCAGAACAAATTATGCGTTCTCGTATTGCACATCATCATATGCGTGAAGGCGTAACGATTATAGATCCTCAAAATACATACATTAGTAGCGAGGCCATTATTGGTCCTGACACGGTTCTTCAGCCTGGAGTAATCATCGAAGGTAAAACTACTATTGGAGAAAACTGCACGATAGGTCCAAACAGCCATATTGTTTCAAGTGTAATTGGAAATGGAACAACTATCCATTCATCTGTCGTTTTATCTAGCGAAGTGGGAGATCACACAGCTATTGGTCCATTTGCGCATATTCGACCAAAGTCAGAGGTTGGCAATGATGTAAAAATCGGAAACTTTGTCGAAGTAAAAAAATCGACAGTAGGGAACGGAAGTAAAATTTCTCATTTAAGTTATATGGGGGATGCATCCATTGGTTCGAATGTAAACGTTGGATGTGGAGCGATTACTGTAAACTATGATGGAGAAAATAAGTTTGTAACAACGATTGAAGACGATGCTTTTGTTGGCTGTAACTCCAATTTAATAGCACCAGTTACGATTGGCAGTAGAGCATATGTTGCTGCAGGTTCTACTATTACAAAAGATGTACCTGGAGAAGCACTTGCAATAGGCCGTGTTCGACAGGAGAATAAAGAAGGCTACGTAAACAAACAAAAACTAAAATAA
- a CDS encoding RidA family protein: protein MKAVSTTNAPAAIGPYVQGVIVNGMFYSSGQIPLTPGGEVVEGSITEQTAQVFANLDAVLTEAGSSLSKVVKTLVFLKDMNDFVEFNEAYEKHFEGHKPARSAVEVARLPKDVKVEIEVIAII from the coding sequence ATGAAAGCAGTATCAACAACTAATGCACCAGCGGCTATCGGACCTTATGTTCAAGGGGTCATTGTAAATGGAATGTTTTATAGCTCAGGTCAAATTCCATTAACACCTGGAGGAGAAGTAGTAGAAGGTTCTATTACAGAACAAACAGCACAGGTATTTGCTAATCTAGATGCAGTACTGACGGAAGCAGGTTCTTCCTTATCAAAAGTAGTAAAGACATTAGTCTTTTTAAAAGACATGAACGATTTTGTTGAATTTAACGAAGCATATGAAAAACATTTTGAGGGGCACAAACCAGCGCGTTCTGCAGTAGAGGTTGCTCGACTACCGAAAGATGTAAAAGTAGAAATAGAAGTAATAGCAATTATATAA
- the purR gene encoding pur operon repressor encodes MKWKRSERLVDMTHYLIEHPHKLISLTFFASLYESAKSSISEDLTIVKETFEERGRGLLVTVPGAAGGVKFIPTMTDQDVKQIAADLIEQLSKVERLLPGGYLYMTDLLGNPSLMNKVGKVFASAFANEKIDAIMTVATKGIPIAHAIARHLNVPVVVVRRDSKVTEGPTVSINYVSGSARRIQTMVLSKRSMEKGQRVLVTDDFMKVGGTINGMKSLLEEFNCELAGIAVLVEAEHEGEQLVDDYLSLVKLHEVNEKDGTIALTEGNYFEKGGNLDESSINN; translated from the coding sequence ATGAAATGGAAAAGAAGTGAACGGCTTGTAGACATGACTCACTATCTAATTGAACACCCTCATAAATTAATTTCTTTAACGTTCTTTGCTTCATTGTATGAATCAGCTAAGTCTTCTATTAGTGAAGATTTAACTATTGTAAAAGAAACGTTTGAAGAAAGAGGTAGAGGTTTACTTGTAACTGTGCCTGGAGCAGCAGGTGGCGTAAAATTTATACCTACAATGACTGATCAAGATGTAAAACAAATTGCTGCAGATTTAATCGAACAGCTTTCCAAAGTAGAGCGCCTGTTACCTGGTGGCTACTTATATATGACGGACTTGTTGGGGAACCCGTCTCTTATGAATAAGGTCGGTAAAGTTTTTGCCTCAGCTTTTGCTAATGAAAAAATAGATGCAATTATGACGGTTGCCACAAAAGGTATTCCTATTGCACATGCCATAGCTAGACATTTAAATGTACCAGTCGTAGTTGTTCGTAGAGATAGCAAAGTGACAGAAGGTCCAACAGTAAGTATTAATTATGTTTCTGGATCTGCAAGACGTATTCAAACAATGGTTCTTTCCAAAAGAAGTATGGAAAAAGGGCAGCGAGTATTAGTCACCGATGACTTTATGAAAGTCGGAGGTACGATTAATGGGATGAAGAGTTTACTAGAAGAATTTAATTGTGAGCTTGCAGGCATTGCTGTATTAGTAGAGGCAGAGCATGAAGGTGAACAGTTAGTAGACGATTATTTATCTCTTGTAAAACTTCATGAAGTCAATGAAAAAGATGGCACAATAGCATTAACTGAAGGAAATTATTTTGAGAAGGGTGGAAATTTAGATGAAAGCAGTATCAACAACTAA
- a CDS encoding 50S ribosomal protein L25/general stress protein Ctc, translated as MSTLVKTQKREHKDNAKLRKSGFIPAVVYGFELETQSIALNEKDLSKALREVGRNGVMKLEVDGKPVNVVLSDYQMNILKGQIIHADFLAINMKEELEVNVIVNMIGDLVGASEGGMLQQPNREITIKVKPSDIPESIDVDVSNMVIGDTLTVADIRAKKHYTIVNEDDYTLVTVSAPRVEVEETESTEADGAEVTEETITEE; from the coding sequence ATGAGCACATTAGTTAAAACTCAAAAGCGTGAACATAAAGATAATGCGAAGTTACGAAAAAGTGGTTTCATCCCAGCGGTAGTTTATGGATTTGAATTGGAAACACAATCGATTGCCTTAAATGAAAAAGATCTATCCAAAGCGCTTCGAGAAGTTGGTCGGAATGGTGTCATGAAACTAGAAGTAGACGGTAAACCTGTCAACGTAGTATTAAGTGATTACCAAATGAATATTTTAAAAGGTCAAATAATTCATGCAGACTTTTTAGCGATCAATATGAAGGAAGAACTAGAAGTAAACGTCATAGTGAATATGATTGGTGATTTAGTAGGAGCTTCCGAGGGTGGAATGCTTCAACAACCGAACCGAGAAATTACGATTAAGGTGAAACCTTCTGATATTCCTGAAAGTATTGATGTGGATGTATCGAACATGGTAATTGGTGATACCTTAACAGTCGCAGATATTCGAGCAAAAAAACACTATACAATTGTGAATGAAGATGACTATACACTAGTAACTGTTTCAGCACCTCGCGTCGAAGTGGAAGAAACTGAATCAACCGAAGCTGACGGAGCTGAAGTCACTGAAGAAACAATAACAGAAGAATAA
- a CDS encoding small, acid-soluble spore protein, alpha/beta type has translation MARKGIMSKELKEEIAKDLGFYEVVKTEGWGGIKSRDAGNMVKRAIEMAEQQSKLPK, from the coding sequence TTGGCTAGAAAAGGTATTATGTCTAAAGAATTAAAAGAAGAGATTGCAAAAGATCTTGGATTTTATGAGGTAGTCAAGACCGAAGGCTGGGGTGGAATAAAATCACGTGATGCAGGTAATATGGTAAAGCGAGCAATTGAAATGGCTGAACAGCAATCGAAGTTGCCAAAGTAA
- a CDS encoding Veg family protein: protein MPKTLADIKKSLDHHLGKRLQLKANGGRKKTIERAGVLRETYHAVFVIDLDQDENSFERVSYSYADILTEAVEITIFDEANNLIVVK, encoded by the coding sequence ATGCCAAAAACTTTAGCTGATATTAAGAAGTCATTAGATCATCATTTAGGCAAACGTTTGCAGTTAAAAGCAAACGGAGGACGAAAGAAAACAATCGAACGTGCCGGTGTATTAAGAGAAACTTACCATGCTGTATTCGTTATCGACTTGGATCAAGATGAAAATTCTTTTGAACGTGTATCTTATAGTTATGCAGACATTTTGACAGAAGCAGTAGAAATCACTATTTTTGATGAAGCAAATAATTTAATAGTTGTGAAATGA
- the spoVG gene encoding septation regulator SpoVG, with protein sequence MEVTDVRLRKVLTDGRMRAIASITLDNEFVVHDIRVIDGNDGLFVAMPSKRTPEGEFRDIAHPINSGTRSKIQEAVLYAYHLSDDVEEERLKEASI encoded by the coding sequence ATGGAAGTAACTGACGTGAGATTACGCAAAGTACTGACAGATGGCCGTATGAGGGCTATCGCTTCCATTACACTGGACAACGAATTTGTTGTACATGATATACGAGTAATTGATGGAAATGATGGATTATTTGTTGCGATGCCGAGTAAGAGAACTCCTGAAGGCGAATTTCGTGACATTGCACATCCGATAAATTCTGGAACCCGCTCAAAAATTCAAGAAGCGGTATTATATGCTTATCATCTAAGTGATGATGTAGAAGAAGAAAGATTAAAAGAAGCAAGCATATAA